From the genome of Sphingobacterium sp. UGAL515B_05:
ACGTCAAAATTTCTTTTTTGATGGAAATTTTGGCTAGTTTTGAACCGATGTTAAAACAAGAACGATACAAGGCTTTCGTAGATTATTTCTCCAAAAATAGTCCTGACGCACAGACAGAACTCAACTATAGCAATCCATTTGAATTACTGGTTGCTGTTATTTTATCTGCACAGTGTACAGATAAAAGGATCAACCAAGTCACGCCCAAATTGTTTGCACGCTACCCAGATGCACACAGCTTGGCAGCCTCTAGTGTAGATGAAGTATTTAGCTATATCAGATCGGTAAGCTATCCAAATAATAAGGCCAAACACCTTGTAGGAATGGCTCAGCTACTCATTGAAAAGTTCGACAATATTGTCCCCGAAAAAATTGAGGATCTTGTGAAACTTCCGGGTGTGGGTCGAAAAACTGCTAATGTTATTTCTTCTGTTGTTTATCATAATCCGGCTATGGCCGTAGATACACATGTTTTCCGTGTTGCAAACCGTCTTGGGCTAACCTATCGTGCAACAACACCATTGGCCGTGGAAAAACAGCTGGTAAAAAATCTCCCTAAAGATACAATTGCGATCGCCCATCATTGGCTAATCTTACATGGACGTTATATATGTCTGGCCCGAAAGCCAATGTGTGAGAAATGCCCGATCACTTATATGTGCAAATACTTTGAAAAAAATCACCATATAAAAAGTGTCTCAGCTATAACAGAGATAGAAAACTAATTTTTTTAGTGAAAATATTTGGTTTATGATTTTTAATTTTTAATTTTGAGAAATATATACTAAAAATATGAGCAACACAGATAAACTAAAAGCTTTACAGCTGACGTTAGATAAATTAGAAAAGAACTTTGGAAAAGGTTCAATTATGAAATTAGGTGATACTGCTGTTGAGCCGATCGAAGCTATTTCTACAGGATCTCTAGGCTTGGATATCGCCTTAGGAATTGGTGGTGTACCAAAAGGCCGTATCATTGAAATATATGGACCTGAATCTTCAGGTAAAACGACCTTAGCAACTCACATTGTTGCCGAAGCACAAAAAAAAGGCGGTATTGCAGCAATCATTGATGCTGAGCATGCTTTTGATAAATATTACGCTCAAAAATTAGGCGTAGATGTAGAAAATTTATTGATTTCTCAACCAGATAATGGCGAGCAAGGTTTAGAAATTGCTGATAACCTGATCCGTTCTGGCGCAATTGACGTTATTGTTATTGACTCCGTTGCGGCTTTGGTGCCAAAAGGTGAGATCGAAGGCGAAATGGGTGATTCTAAAATGGGGCTTCAAGCTCGTTTGATGTCACAAGCTTTACGTAAATTGACCGGTACAATTTCAAAAACAAACTGTTGTTGTATTTTCATCAACCAATTGCGCGAAAAAATTGGTGTGATGTTTGGTAACCCAGAAACAACAACTGGTGGTAATGCATTAAAATTCTACGCTTCTGTACGTTTAGATATCCGTCGTACATCACAAATCAAAGATTCTGATGAAGTATCGGGTAACCGCGTAAAAGTGAAGATTGTAAAAAATAAAGTAGCACCTCCGTTCCGCATCGCGGAATTTGATATCATCTTTGGTGAAGGTATCTCTAAAGTAGGTGAAATCATTGATCTAGGTGTTGAATATGGTATTATTAAAAAAGCAGGCTCTTGGTTTAGCTATGGTGAGACCAAATTAGGACAAGGTCGAGATGCGGTTAAAGCCTTATTATTCGACAATCCAGATTTAATGGACGAACTTGAAGCTAAAATCCGTGCTGAAGTGACAGGAGAAGATCCAATGCTTAACATCGAGGAAAACGAAGACTAGTTGCTGTAAAAATTAGTATAATGTAGGTAGCCATCCTGTTTAGGATGGCTATTTTTTTTGCGAAAATTCAAGTGCTTAGATGATTATTTTGTTACATGTCCAAAGTTTTCAATTTGTACTAATAGATTTTATTAATTTTAGCAGGTCGAGCTAAAAACGCCTGACATCCAAATGCTAAACTTAATATAAACAATGAATCGTAAACTAATTCTATTTCTTTTAATACTGTTAGGCTCAGTATTTCATCTACATGCACAAACGATACGCATACTCTCCTTTAATATCCACCACGGAAACCCACCCACCGAAAAAGAATCAGTTATCAACCTTGACACAATTGCCAAAATTATTAAAAATTCAAAGGCTGACCTCGTAGGTCTTCAGGAAATCGATGTCAATCTCGGTAGATCATATTTTGAAAATCAAGCCAAAAAATTAGCCGAATTAACAGGCATGCATTATATATTTTCCAAAGGGATAGACCTGGATAAAGGTGAATATGGTACCGCTATCTTATCAAAAAATCCAATTGAACGTGTAGAGAAACACTTTCTACCTTCCCCTGTGGAAAGCGAAACACGCAGTTTATCGGTAATCGAAGTCACGATACGCAAAACGAAAATCTTATTTGCAAATACACACCTTGACCTGAAAGACAAAAACAAAATCGAACAGGCAAAATTCATCACCCAGCGTTTCAAAAACGAAAAGTTACCCACCATCCTTGTCGGTGACCTGAACTCCGAACCCAATGACCCAGCGATTACTGAACTTAGCAAAATATTCACAAAAAGCAGCATTGCTAACGGATTTACGTTTCCTCAAGATAAACCCACTACTGAAATCGACTATATCATGATTAATACAGCATCTGCCGCAAAGTTCTCCAACCACCGTATTCTGAACGAACAATACGCCAGTGATCATCGGCCATTATATGTCGAGATAAACATTAAATAACCACTTGTGACCTTTAAATATGAATTTTAACAGAAGAAGATTTTTGGAAGCCCTAGCACTGGCTGGGATTACACTGCCCAATATCAGCATCGCGCAAGAAAAAGAAGCAAATGAGGCAGACGGCGAGTTCTGCTTTGTCGTACCTGCCTATCTACAAAATCAAACCGAGACAGGAATCAGTATTTTTACGATTTTGAGCAAAGATGCCTTTGCTTGGCTTGAGATTCTCGACAACACAGGGAATGTCCAAAAAAAGATCTACCAATCCGAGGATGGGATGATCAATGCCAATACTGATTTCTTTCATTTTACGATTGAAGACGCGCCCCGATCGTTTCGCTATCGCATCAAGGCGAAGGAAATCCAAAAATTCGATCCTTATAAAATCGTATACGGTCAAGAAATAGAAACCGCTATTTTCGAGGCTAAATTAGCCAAGAGCAATCAAGAGCAGATTCGATGTCTGGTCTATAACGATGTACATGAGGAAAAAAGCAGCTATCGTGACCTTATTCCGCGTCAGGATATTTCACCCTACGATTTTTTTGTACTGAATGGTGATTCCTTTCATTATGTCACCAATCAGCAAGATATTACGGAGAAACTACTAAAGCCAATTGAATTTTTTGCGACAGGAAAACCATTCATTATGAATCGGGGAAACCATGAGACAAGGGGATCCTTCGCACGTAATTTCAAACGATATTTTGGTTATCCTGACAACAAGTATTACCAAGCTTTTAAAAGAGGTCCTATTTTTTGGATCATGCTGGACAGTGGCGAAGACAAGCCTGACAATCATGAGGTATACGCCGGAACAGTCGATTATGATAACTACAGAAAAGAACAGGCTCAATGGCTGGAAAAGGTTCTACAATCCAAGGAAAGAAAGCGTGCACAACATACTGTTGTTATTAGCCATATACCGATTTTTCATTCGGATGACTGGCATGGTACCTTGAATAACAGAGGATGTTTTCATCCCTTGTTTCAAAAATATAAAATTGATGCCATGATCTCTGGCCACACACATCAATATGGATACTATCCAGCAGATAAAGACCATAATTATCCTGTATTTATAGGTGGAGGTCCAAAAGTTGGGAAAAGAACTATCATCGACGTAGCCGGGAACAACAAGTCATTGAACATACGGATGACTAGAGACGATGGCACAGAACTGGGATTATTTAAGAAATAGAAAAGGGCGCTTGATAAGCGCCCTTTTCTATTTTGATTGAAGAAAGCTGCTATGCGAGCTTCCTTATTCTCCCTTTTCCAAGAAAGGGTATCGATAATCTGTATCTGGATTAAATGTCTCTTTGATTGTACGAGGAGACACCCAACGAAGCAAATTGATCATTGATCCCGCTTTGTCGTTTGTACCCGAGCCTCTAGCACCACCAAACGGTTGTTGACCTACGACAGCACCTGTACACTTATCATTCACATAGAAGTTACCAGCGGCATGTCTCAATTTATCTGTTGCTAAATTAATCGCATAGCGATCTTGCGCAATGATTGATCCAGTCAAGGCATAAATCGATGTTGTGTCAACAATATCTAACGTTTCTTCAAACTTAGCATCCTCGTAAACATATACGGTCAGGACAGGTCCAAACAATTCCTCAACCATTGTCTCGTAATCTGGTTTTGAAGCCTCAATGATTGTTGGATGAATGAAATACCCTTTAGATTTATCGTATGTACCACCAACTACAATTTCTGCATCATTAGATTCTTTAGCTCTGTCGATATACTTCGCTAATTTATCAAATGACTTCTCATCAAT
Proteins encoded in this window:
- the recA gene encoding recombinase RecA, whose amino-acid sequence is MSNTDKLKALQLTLDKLEKNFGKGSIMKLGDTAVEPIEAISTGSLGLDIALGIGGVPKGRIIEIYGPESSGKTTLATHIVAEAQKKGGIAAIIDAEHAFDKYYAQKLGVDVENLLISQPDNGEQGLEIADNLIRSGAIDVIVIDSVAALVPKGEIEGEMGDSKMGLQARLMSQALRKLTGTISKTNCCCIFINQLREKIGVMFGNPETTTGGNALKFYASVRLDIRRTSQIKDSDEVSGNRVKVKIVKNKVAPPFRIAEFDIIFGEGISKVGEIIDLGVEYGIIKKAGSWFSYGETKLGQGRDAVKALLFDNPDLMDELEAKIRAEVTGEDPMLNIEENED
- a CDS encoding endonuclease/exonuclease/phosphatase family protein, encoding MNRKLILFLLILLGSVFHLHAQTIRILSFNIHHGNPPTEKESVINLDTIAKIIKNSKADLVGLQEIDVNLGRSYFENQAKKLAELTGMHYIFSKGIDLDKGEYGTAILSKNPIERVEKHFLPSPVESETRSLSVIEVTIRKTKILFANTHLDLKDKNKIEQAKFITQRFKNEKLPTILVGDLNSEPNDPAITELSKIFTKSSIANGFTFPQDKPTTEIDYIMINTASAAKFSNHRILNEQYASDHRPLYVEINIK
- a CDS encoding metallophosphoesterase family protein is translated as MNFNRRRFLEALALAGITLPNISIAQEKEANEADGEFCFVVPAYLQNQTETGISIFTILSKDAFAWLEILDNTGNVQKKIYQSEDGMINANTDFFHFTIEDAPRSFRYRIKAKEIQKFDPYKIVYGQEIETAIFEAKLAKSNQEQIRCLVYNDVHEEKSSYRDLIPRQDISPYDFFVLNGDSFHYVTNQQDITEKLLKPIEFFATGKPFIMNRGNHETRGSFARNFKRYFGYPDNKYYQAFKRGPIFWIMLDSGEDKPDNHEVYAGTVDYDNYRKEQAQWLEKVLQSKERKRAQHTVVISHIPIFHSDDWHGTLNNRGCFHPLFQKYKIDAMISGHTHQYGYYPADKDHNYPVFIGGGPKVGKRTIIDVAGNNKSLNIRMTRDDGTELGLFKK
- the nth gene encoding endonuclease III, which codes for MLKQERYKAFVDYFSKNSPDAQTELNYSNPFELLVAVILSAQCTDKRINQVTPKLFARYPDAHSLAASSVDEVFSYIRSVSYPNNKAKHLVGMAQLLIEKFDNIVPEKIEDLVKLPGVGRKTANVISSVVYHNPAMAVDTHVFRVANRLGLTYRATTPLAVEKQLVKNLPKDTIAIAHHWLILHGRYICLARKPMCEKCPITYMCKYFEKNHHIKSVSAITEIEN